One window from the genome of Candidatus Nealsonbacteria bacterium encodes:
- a CDS encoding DEAD/DEAH box helicase has translation MYTRGLKNYRSRKFLSKSSQFKRGGRSNSSNRGQKRSFGGEKIDPAKFINKAVMAKEIDIFKPEHEFQDFKIDQRLKQVIAARGYKTPTPIQDRVIPCAINGSDIVGVANTGTGKTAAFLLPLINKIILNPKEQVLIIAPTRELALQIDQEFKLFTKGMRLFSVCCVGGMSIGWQISNLHYQYNVIIGTPGRLKDLIERKMINLSRFNNIVLDEADRMLDMGFINDTRFIMSGMPKERQVFFFAATLSSSIEKLIKEFLRNPIRISVKTRDTAKNVEQDVIRIERGRSKLDVLNELLNKIEFNKVLIFGKTKRGVEGLSKTLSDNGFKVESIHGNKNNSQRQRALVLFKNNVVQVLVATDVAARGLDIADISHVINYDIPATYTDYVHRIGRTGRGDKRGTALTFIE, from the coding sequence ATGTACACAAGAGGTTTAAAAAATTATAGGTCAAGAAAATTTTTGTCCAAATCTTCTCAATTCAAAAGAGGAGGCCGTTCTAATTCCTCAAACAGGGGACAAAAGAGGAGCTTTGGCGGAGAAAAAATAGATCCCGCCAAATTTATCAATAAAGCGGTTATGGCCAAAGAAATTGATATTTTTAAACCTGAACACGAATTTCAGGATTTTAAAATTGACCAAAGGTTAAAGCAGGTTATTGCGGCCAGGGGCTATAAAACGCCTACGCCGATTCAGGACAGGGTTATTCCTTGCGCCATCAACGGCTCTGATATTGTTGGAGTTGCCAACACCGGAACGGGAAAAACAGCTGCTTTTCTTTTACCTTTAATTAATAAAATTATACTCAACCCAAAAGAGCAGGTTTTGATTATTGCTCCGACCAGAGAGCTTGCTTTACAGATAGACCAGGAATTCAAATTATTCACCAAAGGAATGAGACTGTTTTCAGTTTGTTGCGTAGGGGGAATGAGCATAGGCTGGCAGATTTCAAATCTCCACTACCAATACAACGTAATCATCGGAACACCAGGAAGATTAAAGGATTTGATAGAGAGAAAAATGATTAATTTATCCAGGTTTAATAATATAGTGCTGGACGAAGCAGACCGGATGCTTGATATGGGATTTATAAATGACACCCGCTTCATAATGAGCGGAATGCCAAAAGAGCGCCAGGTGTTTTTCTTTGCAGCCACTCTTTCCAGTAGCATAGAAAAACTTATTAAAGAATTTCTTAGGAATCCGATTAGGATTTCGGTTAAAACCAGGGACACCGCAAAAAATGTTGAACAGGATGTTATTAGAATAGAGCGCGGAAGGAGTAAATTGGATGTTCTTAACGAGCTTTTAAATAAAATAGAATTCAATAAGGTGCTTATTTTCGGAAAAACCAAGCGCGGAGTGGAAGGGCTGTCAAAAACGCTTTCTGATAACGGATTTAAGGTGGAATCCATACACGGAAACAAAAATAACTCTCAGCGCCAAAGAGCTCTGGTTTTATTCAAGAATAATGTCGTCCAGGTGCTGGTGGCAACTGATGTTGCAGCCCGCGGACTGGACATTGCAGATATCAGCCATGTTATAAACTATGACATACCTGCGACTTACACTGACTATGTTCACCGCATCGGCCGTACCGGAAGAGGAGATAAGAGAGGAACGGCTTTGACGTTTATAGAATAA